Proteins from one Cryptomeria japonica chromosome 4, Sugi_1.0, whole genome shotgun sequence genomic window:
- the LOC131046875 gene encoding uncharacterized protein At1g76660 isoform X1, which yields MANHNASSSSAANTLNAAATAISSADPRYPTPERHGRWKIGCWKGLSCFGSQKRACRIVPASRTPEGNTSANRANGAQLAGVANQSTGLNPSLLAPPSSPASFTNSGNPSSVQSPNVFLSLSANVCSPGGPTSTMFATGPYAHETQLVSPPVFSTFTTEPSTAPLTPPPELAHLTTPSSPDVPFAQLLASSLDVKTANKENGVTFSCSPYTASGYVATSDLQAAYQLYPGSPASQLVSPKPGVSGSGSPFPELEYPGHWNAGQDTLYKYEPSKFYHDVPSPRSFVLSQDSSHFDSTKSAGLCLDQSQPTCQSGGKQFVSSQETDDFCDNGENAQQNWHMEPNKQDMEQIEAYRASFGFSADEVTTSNRDVTEVLGDSLGDSHFGAQKSDGVEFAAFDRRNMKTETQLISGALFDSGYGVLLMDHKGHNLEAQSMANTANSKHNWQLGGNEANYASETKDCAEVDILDKFSRFGEFKFDEKVGTDASSSIIEKWTRYKEKRTAENGLRDHDFFRMKQPQDFEKLNELLFVNGVSCCSCNLEIFHGQDFSVVCVL from the exons CATGGAAGATGGAAGATAGGTTGTTGGAAAGGATTATCATGTTTTGGATCACAGAAACGAGCATGTCGGATTGTGCCAGCATCACGTACTCCAGAAGGAAATACATCAGCTAATCGAGCAAATGGAGCTCAATTAGCTGGTGTTGCTAATCAATCCACAGGTTTGAATCCATCGTTACTGGCACCTCCCTCTTCCCCAGCTTCATTTACAAACTCAGGCAATCCTTCTTCTGTTCAgtcaccaaatgttttcttgtctCTGTCTGCCAATGTTTGTTCACCTGGTGGACCAACATCAACCATGTTTGCCACAGGACCATATGCACATGAGACTCAACTGGTATCACCTCCTGTTTTCTCAACATTTACTACCGAACCTTCAACTGCTCCATTAACTCCCCCACCCGAATTAGCTCATCTTACGACTCCATCATCCCCGGATGTGCCTTTTGCTCAATTACTTGCATCTTCATTAGATGTTAAAACTGCCAATAAGGAGAATGGTGTGACTTTTTCATGTTCTCCTTATACAGCATCAGGTTATGTTGCTACAAGTGATCTTCAAGCTGCATACCAACTATATCCTGGGAGTCCTGCTAGTCAACTAGTATCACCAAAACCGGGAGTTTCTGGTTCTGGTTCACCATTTCCTGAACTTGAGTATCCTGGACATTGGAATGCTGGTCAAGATACCTTATACAAGTATGAGCCATCCAAGTTTTACCATGACGTGCCCTCCCCTAGAAGTTTTGTGTTGTCACAAGATTCAAGTCATTTTGACTCTACCAAGTCGGCAGGGTTATGCTTGGATCAGTCTCAGCCAACATGTCAGTCTGGGGGAAAACAGTTTGTCTCTTCCCAAGAAACAGATGATTTCTGTGATAATGGTGAAAATGCACAACAGAATTGGCACATGGAACCCAATAAACAAGACATGGAACAGATTGAAGCATATAGGGCATCATTTGGATTCAGTGCCGATGAAGTTACAACTTCTAATCGTGATGTTACAGAAGTTCTAGGGGACAGCCTAGGGGACAGTCATTTTGGGGCACAGAAATCAGATGGTGTAGAATTTGCTGCCTTTGACAGGAGAAATATGAAGACTGAAACACAGTTGATAAGTGGAGCTTTATTTGACTCTGGATATGGAGTTTTATTGATGGATCATAAAGGACACAATCTAGAGGCACAAAGCATGGCTAATACAG CTAACTCAAAACATAATTGGCAATTAGGAGGAAACGAGGCTAACTATGCAAGTGAAACAAAAGATTGTGCTGAAGTTGATATACTGGACAAGTTTTCAAGGTTTGGGGAGTTCAAATTTGATGAAAAAGTTGGGACAGATGCATCAAGTTCAATTATAGAGAAGTGGACAAGATATAAAGAAAAAAGAACTGCAGAGAATGGACTAAGAGATCATGATTTTTTTCGTATGAAGCAACCACAA GACTTTGAGAAATTGAACGAATTACTGTTTGTCAATGGTGTGTCTTGTTGCTCCTGCAA
- the LOC131046875 gene encoding uncharacterized protein At1g76660 isoform X2 codes for MANHNASSSSAANTLNAAATAISSADPRYPTPERHGRWKIGCWKGLSCFGSQKRACRIVPASRTPEGNTSANRANGAQLAGVANQSTGLNPSLLAPPSSPASFTNSGNPSSVQSPNVFLSLSANVCSPGGPTSTMFATGPYAHETQLVSPPVFSTFTTEPSTAPLTPPPELAHLTTPSSPDVPFAQLLASSLDVKTANKENGVTFSCSPYTASGYVATSDLQAAYQLYPGSPASQLVSPKPGVSGSGSPFPELEYPGHWNAGQDTLYKYEPSKFYHDVPSPRSFVLSQDSSHFDSTKSAGLCLDQSQPTCQSGGKQFVSSQETDDFCDNGENAQQNWHMEPNKQDMEQIEAYRASFGFSADEVTTSNRDVTEVLGDSLGDSHFGAQKSDGVEFAAFDRRNMKTETQLISGALFDSGYGVLLMDHKGHNLEAQSMANTANSKHNWQLGGNEANYASETKDCAEVDILDKFSRFGEFKFDEKVGTDASSSIIEKWTRYKEKRTAENGLRDHDFFRMKQPQELKGGRLS; via the exons CATGGAAGATGGAAGATAGGTTGTTGGAAAGGATTATCATGTTTTGGATCACAGAAACGAGCATGTCGGATTGTGCCAGCATCACGTACTCCAGAAGGAAATACATCAGCTAATCGAGCAAATGGAGCTCAATTAGCTGGTGTTGCTAATCAATCCACAGGTTTGAATCCATCGTTACTGGCACCTCCCTCTTCCCCAGCTTCATTTACAAACTCAGGCAATCCTTCTTCTGTTCAgtcaccaaatgttttcttgtctCTGTCTGCCAATGTTTGTTCACCTGGTGGACCAACATCAACCATGTTTGCCACAGGACCATATGCACATGAGACTCAACTGGTATCACCTCCTGTTTTCTCAACATTTACTACCGAACCTTCAACTGCTCCATTAACTCCCCCACCCGAATTAGCTCATCTTACGACTCCATCATCCCCGGATGTGCCTTTTGCTCAATTACTTGCATCTTCATTAGATGTTAAAACTGCCAATAAGGAGAATGGTGTGACTTTTTCATGTTCTCCTTATACAGCATCAGGTTATGTTGCTACAAGTGATCTTCAAGCTGCATACCAACTATATCCTGGGAGTCCTGCTAGTCAACTAGTATCACCAAAACCGGGAGTTTCTGGTTCTGGTTCACCATTTCCTGAACTTGAGTATCCTGGACATTGGAATGCTGGTCAAGATACCTTATACAAGTATGAGCCATCCAAGTTTTACCATGACGTGCCCTCCCCTAGAAGTTTTGTGTTGTCACAAGATTCAAGTCATTTTGACTCTACCAAGTCGGCAGGGTTATGCTTGGATCAGTCTCAGCCAACATGTCAGTCTGGGGGAAAACAGTTTGTCTCTTCCCAAGAAACAGATGATTTCTGTGATAATGGTGAAAATGCACAACAGAATTGGCACATGGAACCCAATAAACAAGACATGGAACAGATTGAAGCATATAGGGCATCATTTGGATTCAGTGCCGATGAAGTTACAACTTCTAATCGTGATGTTACAGAAGTTCTAGGGGACAGCCTAGGGGACAGTCATTTTGGGGCACAGAAATCAGATGGTGTAGAATTTGCTGCCTTTGACAGGAGAAATATGAAGACTGAAACACAGTTGATAAGTGGAGCTTTATTTGACTCTGGATATGGAGTTTTATTGATGGATCATAAAGGACACAATCTAGAGGCACAAAGCATGGCTAATACAG CTAACTCAAAACATAATTGGCAATTAGGAGGAAACGAGGCTAACTATGCAAGTGAAACAAAAGATTGTGCTGAAGTTGATATACTGGACAAGTTTTCAAGGTTTGGGGAGTTCAAATTTGATGAAAAAGTTGGGACAGATGCATCAAGTTCAATTATAGAGAAGTGGACAAGATATAAAGAAAAAAGAACTGCAGAGAATGGACTAAGAGATCATGATTTTTTTCGTATGAAGCAACCACAA